The DNA segment GGCTTTTTTCAAGCCAGCCAAGTCTCGTTCGGCATCTTCGGCTAATTTTTCGCGGTCGTTAAGAAAGGGAAGCATTGTCTGAACGTCTATTTCCATCTGCTCTTGCATGGCAGGCGGTAGTACTTTCCAGTTAATCTGACCGTGACAGCTACTGCTAGTCAAATCTACGCCTTGTTTAGTCCGACTATGACGGCGATCTCGCCCATGCTCGAACAAAGCTTTTAAACTTCTTTGAACTAATAAATCTACATATCTTTGTCCTGGCGAGATGCAGTGAGTGTAGCCATCTCCATAAGCCAAGCCGAAATGTTGTCTGGGATGAACGGTGTATTTAATCGGTTTGAGAGTATTTTGCAACAGGTAGTTGAGTACCATAGTCTCGGACGATTTAGCAAACTGTTCGGTAAGCCGTTGATAGTCTTGAGAAGTAATTTCTTCGTCGGCATCTAAATCTAGTTGAAGTCCTAAATTATCACCCAATTTAATTAAGTCTTCGAGATCTTCTATATCTGGTTCTGGTTGAGTACAGTAAATTCCAGGCAACTCTAAAGCCTGTAAATGCTCGGCAACTACTTTTCCTGCCAAAATGGTTAGTTCGGTTAATAAAGAATAGACTGGCAGAGTAGAGACAGCTAAAATAGCTCCCAATCTTCCTTCGTCTTTATAAAGACTGCGAACTTCAGGAGTAGCAATTTCCAAACCACCGCGCTGTAGTCTTTGCGCTTTGACTAACGGACTCAGGGTAAAAAATAAATCATTTAATATTGGGATGAGAACTGCTAGCTCGTCTGGAACATTATCTTGTTTTCCTAAAAGTGATTGCGCCTGCTGATAAGTAAGCTGATGGTCTACAGAGATAACTGTCGGAGCGATCTGATATTCAATAATTTTGCCCTGTTCGTCGAGAGTAATAGTAATTGAAATCGTTAAACGATTTTTTTTCGGTACTAAAGAACAAAGTTTGCTAACTTTTTCGACAAAAATTGGCAAAACCTTTTTTTGTAAGTCTACAGAGACACCCCGTTTACGAGCCACGCGATCGAGAACGCTATCGGGTTCGATATAGTGAGCGACATCGGCTATGTGTATTCCTAACTGCCAGTTGCCTGCTTTAGTTTTTTCTAAGGTAAAGGCGTTTTCAATCCAAGTACTATTGGCTAAATTTGCTTCGGTATCGATGGTAAATGTAAGCTTATCTCTAAAATCGAGGCGACGTTTGATTTCGGCTGCGGGAACTCGCGATGGTAAATCTGAAGCGGCTAAAATCGCTTTTTCGGGAAATTCCTGTGATAGATCGTGTTTGCAGGCAACTATATCGATATCTGCTGCTGCTTCGGCATCGCTGCCGAGAATTTTGGTAACTTTACCCAAAGGTAGCTTTTGCGCCAGAGGATATCGCAATACCGATACGTGTACTAAATGCTCCAAAGCCGCCTGTAAATCCGTACCATTTTGCTGGAGTTCTAGCTCGAATAACAGGCGATCGTCTAGAGGAATTGCTCGATAGCCTTTTTCGTTTTCTGTTACCGTAGCGAGTAAAGAAGGATTGGAACGCTCCAAAATCAATTTTACTTCTCCTTCGGGAGAACGGCGACGGCTACCTTCTTTAATAATTTTGACAAAAACGCGATCGCCATTCCAGGCATTACTGAGATGACTTTCTTTAACGTAAATATCGTCGGCATTTTCTTCATCTTGAATGGCAAAGCAAAAACCTTTACTCGAACAGCGTAGTTTGGCTTCTACTACATCATCTTCGTATATGCGGCGAT comes from the Myxosarcina sp. GI1 genome and includes:
- a CDS encoding ribonuclease R family protein, which codes for MEFSIATLLAQFVDDKLVAKKNLEKKLGCEDEINLEKLQITLDILEKIGILAKERGKYRRIYEDDVVEAKLRCSSKGFCFAIQDEENADDIYVKESHLSNAWNGDRVFVKIIKEGSRRRSPEGEVKLILERSNPSLLATVTENEKGYRAIPLDDRLLFELELQQNGTDLQAALEHLVHVSVLRYPLAQKLPLGKVTKILGSDAEAAADIDIVACKHDLSQEFPEKAILAASDLPSRVPAAEIKRRLDFRDKLTFTIDTEANLANSTWIENAFTLEKTKAGNWQLGIHIADVAHYIEPDSVLDRVARKRGVSVDLQKKVLPIFVEKVSKLCSLVPKKNRLTISITITLDEQGKIIEYQIAPTVISVDHQLTYQQAQSLLGKQDNVPDELAVLIPILNDLFFTLSPLVKAQRLQRGGLEIATPEVRSLYKDEGRLGAILAVSTLPVYSLLTELTILAGKVVAEHLQALELPGIYCTQPEPDIEDLEDLIKLGDNLGLQLDLDADEEITSQDYQRLTEQFAKSSETMVLNYLLQNTLKPIKYTVHPRQHFGLAYGDGYTHCISPGQRYVDLLVQRSLKALFEHGRDRRHSRTKQGVDLTSSSCHGQINWKVLPPAMQEQMEIDVQTMLPFLNDREKLAEDAERDLAGLKKAEQMKERTGNIFEGLITGVQSYGFFVEIEDLLVEGLVHVSSLKDDWYEYRSRDSCLVGRKNQARYRLGDRVEVEVKSVDYYRQQIDLVTVGNGSQSNGDWEEE